DNA sequence from the Pseudoxanthomonas indica genome:
TGCCTGTTGCAGTAGCTCACCACCAGTCGAGCGGCCGTGTTTCCGCGCTCCATGTGCATGATTGCGCGATTTGCGGATACCTTGAGCCAGTCGTAACCGAGGTGCAGCCAGGACCGGGCGGCAGGCAATTCCCGATCGTCGTCGTCAAGCAGGTATCTATCCAGCGCGATGAATGCGCAATCGTATCCACGAAGATTGGCATTGCCCTGGGTGATATCCTCAAAATTCTTCTTATATGTATCGAGCTGCTGGCTTGAGTGGTGCATACCCGCCTTGTTCTCGATCAACAGTACGAACTTGTTTTGCGGGTCGATAACAAAAAGGTCGACGCGCTCCTTCGCCTTCATTCCTAGCTCCCGGGCGACAAAGGCCGAACCAAAACTCGTCGTTCGAATCCGGGATGCACTCCACTCGGCGAAGAATCGCGATGTCATGCCTCTTCTATCCAATGAGTCGGATGTGCGGGAACTTATGGTTGCAGCAATCAGAAGATCGCGAAGGATTTGATCGCCCTGCCCATGCCCTTCGCGCGGGTCGAGTAGCCAAGCCAGAATATCGGAATGCTGATTCTCGGAGAGGCCAATGACGTCGAGTACCTCGTCACCCGTGCGCAGTAGTTCGCAGAGTTCTACTACTCGAGAGTCCGTGTAAAAGGCTTCCAGGGCGTCCCGCGTGAACTTATCCATGTCTGTGCTCTCGAGAAGGTTATAGTCAGCCGAAAATCCTGATTGGTCGCGAAGTGGAAAGAAATTCGTCCGAACGTGCGCTGCAGTAGCGGGTCTCACGATGCTCTAGCAGCCAGTGCGCTGATGGCACGGGCAAGCACCTGCGCAGGGTGGCCATCGACTTCGACGCTGAGCACATCGGCTTCGCCATCGGGCAATTGCAGGGCCTCGTACTGACTGGCGAGCAGATTGGCCGGCATGAAATGTCCGCTGCGTTGCTTCAACCGTGCGGCGACCTGCTCCGGTGCCGCATGCAGGAAAATGAAGCGCATCGGCACCCCGCTATCACGCACCGTTTGCCGATGCGCGGCGCGCAGGCCGGAGAAGGCGAGGACTGAGGAGCGGCCTTGGCGTTCGCTGTCCTGCAGCGCTTTGGCCAATGTGGCGACCCATGGCTCGCGTTGCGCGTCCGTCAGCGGAATGCCTGAGGCCATCTGCGCTTTGGCTTCGATGCTGTGGAAGTCGTCGGCATCGAGGAAATCGTAGCCGTAGTGGTCGGCCAGCCCTCTGGCGACCGTGGTTTTGCCGCTGCCGGAGACGCCGAGGATGATTAGGGCTGGCATGGAATTTCCGGTTGGGTGCCG
Encoded proteins:
- a CDS encoding gluconokinase; translated protein: MPALIILGVSGSGKTTVARGLADHYGYDFLDADDFHSIEAKAQMASGIPLTDAQREPWVATLAKALQDSERQGRSSVLAFSGLRAAHRQTVRDSGVPMRFIFLHAAPEQVAARLKQRSGHFMPANLLASQYEALQLPDGEADVLSVEVDGHPAQVLARAISALAARAS
- a CDS encoding PD-(D/E)XK nuclease family protein; translation: MDKFTRDALEAFYTDSRVVELCELLRTGDEVLDVIGLSENQHSDILAWLLDPREGHGQGDQILRDLLIAATISSRTSDSLDRRGMTSRFFAEWSASRIRTTSFGSAFVARELGMKAKERVDLFVIDPQNKFVLLIENKAGMHHSSQQLDTYKKNFEDITQGNANLRGYDCAFIALDRYLLDDDDRELPAARSWLHLGYDWLKVSANRAIMHMERGNTAARLVVSYCNRQTDWESPQEKKAIEIASGLHHDHRKAIDYLLAMSIRRIEAEWLGSTKPTVELLFMLQNRSLESLLRETQGMASVVSTLLTRLPGLRSDLLDHGRGWIEICPTGWDRYFNGDWWPVYLRITYTDKERSRFRIVLVWNSHYARSESEAEHLRDLLSEYNPQFLKHGEATRRWVILDHDIGLSDVFQRVAEIFRDLSTLPTLAEAGR